A single region of the Microlunatus panaciterrae genome encodes:
- a CDS encoding AAA family ATPase → MSRIVLATASAELEELIHDATGGNYLALPQGPLPLDPSALFAQLNGAPAPEVVVLDCQLDAGQALELAAGFHQQHPQISVVLVSDQGPELALDALRAGVRDIVNPSTDVLHLRSTLDRAAQAARIQAVVALPVQGQSAATGRPAGRVISVVSPKGGVGKTTVATNIAVGLAQTAPNSTVLVDLDIQFGDVASALDLEPEYFLAEAVQGSAKSDSMVLKTFLTQHQTGLYAICAPDSPADADGITSEDVSHLLQTLAAEFRYVVVDTAPGLSEHTLAALDQTSDLVLLTSMDVPGVRGMRKELDTLAQLDMLVERRQVVLNFADNGSLLSVADVEVTIGASVDLELPRSKAAITAVNQGVPLLQSGVKDPLTKQLRKLVERLVAAGGQDLLPVEAVPLQIPVEAKAVKVHPKRAASRWRRTRQVVA, encoded by the coding sequence ATGAGTCGCATCGTTCTCGCTACCGCTTCTGCCGAGCTCGAGGAGCTGATCCACGACGCCACCGGCGGCAACTACCTGGCGCTGCCGCAGGGCCCGCTCCCGCTCGACCCGTCGGCGTTGTTCGCGCAGCTCAACGGTGCCCCGGCGCCTGAGGTGGTCGTCCTCGACTGCCAGCTGGACGCAGGGCAGGCGCTCGAGCTGGCGGCCGGCTTCCACCAGCAGCACCCGCAGATCAGCGTCGTGCTGGTCAGTGACCAGGGTCCGGAGCTCGCCCTCGACGCGCTGCGCGCCGGTGTGCGGGACATCGTGAACCCGTCCACCGACGTGCTGCATCTTCGCTCGACCCTCGACCGTGCTGCCCAGGCTGCCCGGATCCAGGCGGTCGTGGCGCTGCCCGTTCAGGGCCAGTCCGCCGCCACGGGTCGACCCGCTGGCCGGGTGATCAGCGTCGTCTCCCCCAAGGGTGGTGTGGGCAAGACCACCGTCGCCACGAACATCGCCGTCGGTCTCGCCCAGACGGCACCGAACTCCACCGTGCTGGTCGACCTGGACATCCAGTTCGGCGACGTTGCGAGCGCACTGGATCTGGAGCCGGAGTACTTCCTGGCTGAGGCCGTCCAAGGCTCGGCGAAGAGCGACTCGATGGTGCTCAAGACCTTCCTGACCCAGCACCAGACCGGCCTGTACGCCATCTGCGCCCCGGACTCGCCGGCGGACGCCGACGGCATCACCAGTGAGGACGTCAGCCACCTGCTGCAGACGCTGGCCGCCGAGTTCCGCTACGTCGTGGTGGATACCGCACCGGGTCTCTCCGAGCACACCCTGGCAGCGCTGGACCAGACGAGCGATCTCGTCCTGCTCACCAGCATGGACGTGCCGGGCGTACGTGGCATGCGCAAGGAGCTGGACACACTGGCCCAGCTGGACATGCTCGTCGAACGGCGCCAGGTGGTGCTGAACTTCGCCGACAACGGGTCGCTGCTGTCGGTGGCCGACGTCGAGGTCACCATCGGCGCCTCCGTCGACCTCGAGCTTCCCCGCTCCAAGGCGGCCATCACCGCAGTCAACCAGGGCGTCCCGCTGCTGCAGAGCGGCGTGAAAGACCCGCTCACCAAGCAGCTCCGCAAACTCGTCGAGCGGCTGGTCGCAGCCGGGGGTCAGGACCTGCTGCCGGTCGAGGCCGTTCCGCTGCAGATCCCGGTCGAGGCCAAGGCCGTCAAGGTCCACCCCAAGCGGGCAGCCTCCCGTTGGCGCCGCACCCGGCAGGTCGTGGCCTGA
- a CDS encoding CpaF family protein yields the protein MNLSERLHKARTGESTPQRQPAPEPVATAVSPTVATAPRPAATAAVATAAPARRPEPMIVTAGSDPLTKLKDRAATALFARMGARLNDPSLSEQQLHALVRSELNHVVEEEKVPLTAEQQQRLIRDVQDEVLGHGPLQRLLDDPTVTEIMVNGPDMVYVEQDGKLTRAQAGFASEEHLRRIIERIVSRVGRRIDESSPLVDARLADGSRVNAVIAPLAFNGSSLTIRKFSKDPFKVNDLINFGTLSPEMAELLQACVEARLNIIVSGGTGTGKTTLLNVLSSFIPEGERIVTIEDAVELQLQQEHVVRLESRPPNIEGKGEIGIRELVRNSLRMRPDRIVVGEVRGGESLDMLQAMNTGHDGSLSTVHANSPRDAIARLETLVLMAGMDLPLRAIREQIASAVDVIVQLSRLRDGTRRVTAVTEVQGMEGQTVTLQDAFLFDFSAGVDASGKFLGKPIATGVRPRFTDRFDEMGITLSPRVFGTPSQRQGLR from the coding sequence ATGAACCTCTCCGAGCGCCTGCACAAGGCCCGCACCGGTGAGTCGACGCCACAGCGTCAGCCTGCACCCGAGCCGGTGGCCACCGCGGTCAGCCCGACCGTGGCCACCGCACCGCGTCCCGCGGCCACCGCCGCCGTCGCAACCGCGGCGCCGGCCCGGCGGCCCGAGCCGATGATCGTCACTGCCGGCAGCGACCCGCTGACCAAGCTGAAGGATCGGGCGGCCACCGCTCTGTTCGCCCGGATGGGTGCCCGGCTGAACGACCCGTCGCTCAGCGAGCAGCAGCTGCACGCACTGGTCCGCTCCGAGCTGAACCATGTCGTCGAGGAGGAGAAGGTCCCGCTCACCGCAGAGCAGCAACAGCGACTGATCCGCGACGTCCAGGACGAGGTCCTCGGCCACGGGCCGCTGCAGCGTCTACTGGACGACCCGACGGTGACCGAGATCATGGTCAACGGCCCGGACATGGTCTATGTCGAGCAGGACGGCAAGCTGACCAGGGCCCAGGCCGGGTTCGCCTCCGAGGAGCACCTCCGCCGGATCATCGAGCGGATCGTGTCCCGCGTCGGGCGGCGGATCGATGAGTCGTCCCCGCTGGTCGACGCCCGGTTGGCGGACGGCTCTCGGGTCAACGCGGTGATCGCGCCGCTGGCGTTTAACGGCTCGTCGCTGACCATTCGGAAGTTCTCCAAGGACCCGTTCAAGGTCAACGACCTGATCAACTTCGGGACGCTGTCACCGGAGATGGCCGAGCTGCTGCAGGCCTGCGTCGAGGCGCGGCTCAACATCATCGTCTCCGGCGGTACGGGCACCGGCAAGACGACCCTGCTCAATGTCCTCTCGTCCTTCATCCCCGAAGGCGAGCGGATTGTCACCATCGAGGACGCCGTCGAGCTGCAGCTGCAGCAAGAGCATGTCGTGCGGCTCGAGAGCCGTCCGCCCAACATCGAGGGTAAGGGTGAGATCGGCATCCGCGAACTGGTGCGCAACTCGCTGCGTATGCGTCCCGACCGCATCGTCGTCGGCGAGGTCCGCGGGGGGGAGAGCCTGGACATGCTGCAGGCCATGAACACCGGCCACGACGGGTCGTTGTCGACCGTGCACGCCAACTCTCCGCGCGACGCGATCGCCCGGCTCGAGACGCTGGTGCTGATGGCCGGGATGGACCTGCCGCTGCGGGCCATCCGCGAGCAGATCGCCTCGGCCGTCGACGTCATCGTCCAGCTGTCCCGGCTTCGGGACGGCACCCGCCGGGTGACGGCCGTCACCGAGGTCCAGGGCATGGAGGGACAGACGGTCACCCTGCAGGATGCCTTCCTGTTCGACTTCTCCGCCGGCGTGGACGCCAGCGGCAAGTTCCTCGGCAAGCCCATCGCAACCGGTGTCCGTCCACGTTTCACCGACCGCTTCGACGAGATGGGCATCACCCTCTCACCGCGCGTCTTCGGCACCCCCAGCCAGCGGCAGGGTCTGCGATGA